One genomic region from Prunus persica cultivar Lovell chromosome G3, Prunus_persica_NCBIv2, whole genome shotgun sequence encodes:
- the LOC18783350 gene encoding Golgi SNAP receptor complex member 1-1 yields the protein MEVPSSWDALRKQARKIEAQLDELMHSYRKFVSAKGTAKFDTAENDLESGIDRLLKQLQQVNSQMQAWVSSGGSEMVSHTLTRHQEIFQDLTQEFYRLRSSFRAKQEHASLLEDFREFDRTRVDLEDGVGSAENALLKEHAAVSRNTGQMDTVISQAQATLGTLVLQRSTFGGINSKLSNIGSRLPSVNHILAAIKRKKSMDTIILSLVASVCTFLIFIYWLTK from the exons ATGGAAGTGCCAAGCTCATGGGACGCGCTTCGCAAACAG GCAAGGAAAATTGAAGCTCAGTTGGATGAGCTGATGCATTCTTATCGTAAGTTTGTCTCTGCAAAGGGTACTGCAAAATTTGACACTGCAGAGAATGATCTTGAATCTGGGATAGATAGACTATTAAAGCAACTGCAACAAGTAAATTCGCAAATGCAAGCATGGGTATCATCAGGAGGATCAGAAATGGTTTCACATACCTTGACTAGACATCAAGAAATTTTTCAAGATCTCACTCAG GAGTTCTATCGTCTCCGCTCCAGCTTTAGAGCTAAGCAAGAGCATGCTTCACTCCTTGAGGATTTTAGGGAGTTTGATCGAACAAGAGTAGATTTGGAAGATGGTGTTGGCTCTGCAGAAAATGCTCTCCTTAAAGAGCATGCTGCTGTTAGTCGAAATACAGGACAG ATGGATACTGTAATCTCTCAAGCTCAAGCAACACTCGGTACGCTTGTTCTTCAACGTTCAACTTTTGGTGGTATTAATTCAAAGCTCAGCAACATTGGCAGCCGCCTTCCATCG GTAAATCACATCCTTGCTGCTATAAAGCGTAAAAAGTCCATGGATACCATCATTCTTTCTCTTGTCGCTTCCGTATGcacatttttaatatttatctaCTGGTTGACGAAGTGA